In the genome of Gemmatimonadales bacterium, one region contains:
- a CDS encoding c-type cytochrome encodes MPARLRTVGFGRRSPFRRVRPAVMLVLLATATACGGDRGKPASAGDTSGAANRAAANDSATPSAETAVTSAADSTKSSKADSSHAAPAPSDSVARRTAARPSSDTGRKRPQSAGPRPAKRVATATKDTGARASDTASKAKPDSGTQQADTGKAQSDSGTAKSDTGAVQGGELRDAYHQAPRDTVTETVYDGWKQFNLNCARCHGEDVTGTTIAPHLVVSLRPDGPINTKELFVQTVCAGRPAKGMPAWCSLGLGMDKIQDIYSYVKGRSDGKIAPGRPAVRKGT; translated from the coding sequence ATGCCCGCTAGGCTTCGGACGGTCGGCTTCGGCCGTCGGTCTCCGTTCCGCCGCGTGCGGCCCGCCGTGATGCTGGTGCTGTTGGCCACCGCCACCGCATGTGGCGGCGATCGCGGCAAGCCGGCGTCCGCGGGCGATACCAGCGGCGCCGCGAACCGCGCCGCAGCAAACGACAGCGCTACTCCTTCGGCCGAGACAGCCGTCACGTCGGCTGCGGACAGCACCAAGTCGTCGAAAGCCGACAGCTCACACGCCGCTCCCGCTCCGTCCGACTCTGTTGCCCGGCGCACCGCCGCTCGACCCTCGTCCGACACCGGCAGGAAGCGCCCGCAGTCAGCCGGCCCCCGACCCGCCAAGCGCGTCGCCACGGCCACGAAGGATACCGGCGCCAGAGCCTCTGATACCGCGTCGAAGGCAAAGCCGGACAGCGGCACCCAGCAGGCGGACACCGGCAAGGCTCAATCCGACAGCGGCACGGCCAAATCAGATACCGGCGCGGTACAGGGCGGAGAGCTGCGTGACGCTTATCACCAGGCCCCGCGCGACACGGTAACCGAGACGGTGTACGATGGCTGGAAGCAGTTCAACCTGAATTGCGCACGCTGTCACGGCGAGGATGTGACCGGCACGACGATCGCCCCGCACCTGGTGGTGTCCCTCCGGCCGGATGGACCGATCAACACCAAGGAGCTGTTCGTCCAGACGGTCTGCGCCGGACGCCCCGCCAAGGGGATGCCGGCCTGGTGCTCCCTGGGGCTGGGGATGGACAAGATCCA